Part of the Quercus lobata isolate SW786 chromosome 6, ValleyOak3.0 Primary Assembly, whole genome shotgun sequence genome, ATTGAGAGGGGTTGGAGTTTGCCCATCAATTGCAACTTGGAATTCGGCTTTGTTGGGTTGTCTTAAGGTTGGGAGGACTGATCTTGTTTGGAAATTGTATAAAGAGATGGTGGAATCCAGTGTTGTGGCAAAAGTTGATGTCGAGACTGTTGGGTATCTTATTCGAGCTTTTTGTGAAGATAACAAAGTTTCAAAAGGTTATGAACTTCTTCGGCAGGTTTTGGAAGACGGGTTAGACCCTGGGAATGCTGCTTTTAATGATTTGATATCTGGGTTTTGTAAGGAGAGGCAATATAGTAAGGTATCTGAGCTACTTCACACAATGATTGCAAAGAACAGAGATCTGGATATTTTTACATATCAGGAAGTTATCAATGGGCTTTGCAAGCAACGGAAGCAGCTTGAGGCATTTCGGGTTTTCAATGATCTTAAGGACAGAGGATATGCCCCAGATAGGGTCATGTATACGACAATGATTCATGGTCTTTGCAAGATGGGATGGCTTGGGGACGCTAGGAAGCTGTGGTTTGAGATGATTCAGAAGGGGTTTATTCCAAATGAATACACATACAGTGCACTGATTCATGGGTATTTTAAGGTTGGTAATCTTGAAGAGGCAAGGAATCTGCACAAGGAGATGTTTAATAGAGGTTATAGAGAAACGACGGTGAGTTACAACACAATGATTGCAGGGTTGTGTTTGAATGGAAGGATAAATGAAGCTCATGAGTTGTTTGAAGAAATGCCTCGAAAGGGTGTTTTTTGTGATGTGATCACGTACAACACTCTGATTCAAGGCTTTTGTAAGGAAGGGAAGATTGTTGAGAGTACAAACCTATTGAAAGAACTCCTTATGCAGGGTTTGCAGCCATCAACTTCCTCATTTTCCCCCCTTATTGAAAAGCTTTGTGAGGTGGGAGACATTCAAGAAGCAAAAAAGTTGTGGGATGATATGCAAAGTAGGGGTCTGCAACCAATCGTCTGTACTCATGAGCATATCATCACTGGCTTATGCAACCAAGGTTATGCTGCAGAGGGAATGGATTGGTTATTAGCAATGCTGAAGTGTAAGCttaaaccaaagaaagaaacttTCGAGAGATTGATCCAATGTCTCTCACAAAGTGATAAGTGGGACgacattttacttgtattagATGTTATGTTTAGGACAGGTTATACACTTAGAGAAGGCATATGCCATTCTTTGgttaataaactttgcaaagagAATTCCCATTTTGTTAAAACACATCTAGGGGAGATTGTAGAATAAAACTAATGCATCAGAGCTCCTTTGGATACATTGTTTGTAATGTACTACCTCATTCATGATTGAATATATGGAGAGGATCAGCTGGAGCTTTAGTAATGTTGGTAAACATCAACTTGAAGCATTGTATTTCATGGTAATTTGGTATATCATGAAGAATTGATGACTATGATGAAGTTTAAGACTGAAGTGCTGGTCTATATGTCAGATACTAGAGCCCAActgatttttaaatttgaatcatGCAAATAAGtgatttctttttgaatttcaataatttatttattttatgtgcCTTTTGGTTCTATGAAAGATTTAAGCGAACCCTAACCAATAGTTGGGAAGTTAGTCGCTGCTATACCAACAGTGATGATACCAACAGGGGCTAGTCATCTCCTTAAGTTAGTTGACCATGAATTTCTAGACACATGCGATACTATCATGGTAAAAAGTTAGTCAGGCAGCTAGCTGCAAGATGGAGACTAGACCTCTTGAGTCCTTGTCATTGGATTCAGAGTAAATGAATAACAAATGGCTGCTTGCTGTGACCAAAGGATGTCCTCTTTTAAAGTTCTGAAGATACAATGTATTGATGTTACTAATGAGGCTTTGAATCGATAGGCACTTGTTGTCTGTCACTGGAGTTACTGGTTTTATACAATTTGCAGAGATTTACTGATAGGTCAGTTACTCTCCATCTTATGGGAATCTTCTATTAGTTTTACTTGTTGATTTCATCCTCAGTAGTTTCCTTTTGTCATGAGCACAAGAGCTTCTTGAGATTCATCAAttatttctttactttctcTATCTTTCATTCATATAAATACTTTATAAGCTTATGATGGAAAGCTCAGTTCTGCCAATTGttgtttgtggttttttttatttatttatttattttttttgtggggcCCTTCATCTGAGTTATCATAAGACTTTGATGTGCGTTTTCTATTATTCTTGGAAACATTTATCTTTTAAAGTTGTTGGAATTATTAATGAAGTTGAGCGAGTCTTTGTTTTATCAT contains:
- the LOC115995306 gene encoding pentatricopeptide repeat-containing protein At5g18950; the encoded protein is MMARASSSILIFIRQNPRTCQNPNTQIRNLTFETKDGDFKPNPIQEPSQKAQNDFIEIAKEVSRITRTKPRWEQTLLSDFPSFNFTDPQFFNELIRNQNNVLLSLRFFHWLCSWNGFSPDPLSLNALFDALVEAKACNAAKSFIDYTGFKPEPASLELYIQCLFEGGLVEEAFDVFDRLRGVGVCPSIATWNSALLGCLKVGRTDLVWKLYKEMVESSVVAKVDVETVGYLIRAFCEDNKVSKGYELLRQVLEDGLDPGNAAFNDLISGFCKERQYSKVSELLHTMIAKNRDLDIFTYQEVINGLCKQRKQLEAFRVFNDLKDRGYAPDRVMYTTMIHGLCKMGWLGDARKLWFEMIQKGFIPNEYTYSALIHGYFKVGNLEEARNLHKEMFNRGYRETTVSYNTMIAGLCLNGRINEAHELFEEMPRKGVFCDVITYNTLIQGFCKEGKIVESTNLLKELLMQGLQPSTSSFSPLIEKLCEVGDIQEAKKLWDDMQSRGLQPIVCTHEHIITGLCNQGYAAEGMDWLLAMLKCKLKPKKETFERLIQCLSQSDKWDDILLVLDVMFRTGYTLREGICHSLVNKLCKENSHFVKTHLGEIVE